One region of Salvelinus sp. IW2-2015 linkage group LG6.1, ASM291031v2, whole genome shotgun sequence genomic DNA includes:
- the trim35-28 gene encoding tripartite motif containing 35-28 has translation MAECDWNEEMSEGPFLLQEDLTCPVCKDLYREPVLLSCSHSFCKECLEQSRKMGQRCPVCRKSCDGEQPISNRALMAATESFQKEKRWRGPNAINNVPLCNLHRLELQLYCVKDEEPVCVDCVTLHRTHELLPLNKGAPLCKEELTIKVNILEEKVETFKRMKKKYSNTVDFMKIQTEQAEKQIKAEFERLRQVLCVEEAARLKALADEEEDKRSSMEDRISSLTRDIAALTKLVQTVKREMGAEDLTFLQNFQALKKKAQWPREDPQNPSDALLNMAKHVGSLGHNIWKSMQAHVTCIPVVMDPNTASPWLSMSPDLASVRDSPERQSLPDNPERFDPCVFVLGAEGFRSGKHRWEVHVGDNPKWILGICKESVARKRKFTVSTDRGVWTIGLSKGVYNALTGKRTVLVVESRPERVRVKLNMDKGEVSFWDAGNGGKHLCTFTHKFTERVFPIFGPGLHTTPMEVNPAKVTIHTA, from the exons ATGGCTGAATGTGATTGGAATGAGGAGATGTCAGAGGGTCCATTCCTCCTTCAGGAAGATCTGACCTGTCCGGTGTGTAAAGATCTTTACCGGGAGCCCGTGCTTCTTTCATGCAGCCACAGCTTCTGCAAGGAGTGCTTGGAGCAAAGCCGAAAGATGGGGCAGAGGTGTCCGGTGTGCAGGAAGAGCTGTGACGGGGAGCAACCAATCTCCAACCGGGCGCTGATGGCCGCTACCGAGTCCTTTCAGAAGGAGAAGCGCTGGCGGGGACCGAACGCAATCAATAATGTGCCTCTTTGTAACCTGCACCGGTTGGAGCTTCAACTTTACTGCGTAAAGGACGAGGAGCCCGTGTGCGTTGACTGTGTCACTCTACATCGGACTCACGAGCTGCTGCCACTCAACAAGGGGGCGCCGTTGTGTAAG GAAGAACTGACCATTAAAGTCAACATATTGGAGGAGAAAGTGGAGACTTTCAAGAGAATGAAAAAGAAATACTCTAACACAGTTGATTTCATGAAG ATCCAGACAGAGCAGGCAGAGAAGCAGATCAAGGCAGAGTTTGAGAGGCTCCGTCAGGTGCTGTGTGTAGAGGAGGCTGCCAGGCTGAAGGCCCtggcagacgaggaggaggacaagAGATCCAGTATGGAAGACAGGATCAGCTCCTTGACCCGTGACATCGCTGCCCTCACTAAGCTGGTCCAAACAGTAAAGCGGGAGATGGGGGCGGAGGATTTAACCTTCTTGCAG AACTTCCAAGCCTTAAAGAAAAA AGCCCAGTGGCCTCGTGAAGACCCCCAGAATCCCTCAGATGCTCTCCTGAACATGGCCAAACACGTGGGCTCTCTGGGCCACAACATTTGGAAGAGCATGCAGGCTCACGTCACATGCA tcccagtGGTGATGGACCCTAACACRGCCTCTCCCTGGCTTTCCATGTCCCCAGACCTGGCCAGCGTACGGGACAGCCCAGAGCGCCAGTCCCTCCCGGACAACCCTGAGCGCTTCGACCCCTGTGTCTTTGTCCTTGGAGCTGAGGGCTTCCGCTCCGGCAAGCACCGCTGGGAGGTCCATGTGGGAGACAACCCRAAGTGGATCCTGGGAATCTGTAAGGAGTCTGTGGCTCGCAAGAGGAAGTTCACCGTGTCCACAGACAGGGGCGTGTGGACCATCGGGCTGAGCAAAGGGGTGTACAACGCCCTGACTGGCAAACGCACAGTGCTGGTCGTGGAGAGTCGGCCAGAGAGGGTCCGGGTCAAGCTAAACATGGATAAGGGGGAGGTGTCATTTTGGGACGCAGGCAACGGTGGGAAGCACCTGTGCACCTTCACACACAAGTTTACAGAGAGAGTGTTCCCCATATTTGGTCCTGGGCTCCACACCACCCCGATGGAGGTTAACCCGGCCAAGGTGACCATTCATACTGCGTGA